The following proteins come from a genomic window of Acinonyx jubatus isolate Ajub_Pintada_27869175 chromosome C1, VMU_Ajub_asm_v1.0, whole genome shotgun sequence:
- the LOC113599164 gene encoding LOW QUALITY PROTEIN: neuroblastoma breakpoint family member 6 (The sequence of the model RefSeq protein was modified relative to this genomic sequence to represent the inferred CDS: deleted 1 base in 1 codon), with the protein MTSVIVLVCLCVFQQLGDLPWPNSPGASARFQPFRTQLTPGIHGAPTSQHCQGVQRKRLASVATTHYVLASGGNRGNFTKSRRVILSIMTSDGLSSSLLLTLQCCGVLFKLFPMSPALPLLPHVTMAAPFDPVSDPGTEMSLLELNQELQSKLEASQQDFRDLREKFLVSEATAYSLANQLQKYKCEELKDIIESVLGETLQCKQGKLAETLTEKLRQYHILIKAQAEELTQLWQKLREGREVSEPLDQHLRDLLTHDDPERSQGQGFQEQVAEGRRLAERLARQLSPEEEEEEEEDEDEQAEESLTTSMELPEAEKKEVLQDTLNECVLTPSIGQEGRDCYQPYRDGTFPSDKQEFGSALDVACECSHSKGDETPPGSPDNQMGHEGLKGRESDAPRLSRLLLEVVEEEITWGSLDERYWTYSVLPDLSDSYWPYRSTAIFFPEELEVSSALEMAKNQTHQEEEQDQDLTCARLGRELPESAEQDVQQDSLDERYLTYSALPDPSDSPWTHRRANINSYEDLDVCPALEIANNHNDLCDEEDQDPTCPSNTRLCRELPVAPEDEVPQDSVGECNLTPSFGHDLSDTYRPYRSASFTFDKQEVFLGVDVDAPMQVPGPQGPSSGNLTFPRTEVQALQAPPQSNTQVANSVPGQPDQQLACGDRRARLRPSPAIRRLAATMVSGSQRPLFQEQGLEASMGVKNPPKLEGDAAEGSVANQCAGQVFGHVNALGVMKQKMIKRKVQFGEGRFACRFRGLQA; encoded by the exons ATGACCTCGGTGATTGTCCTGGTCTGCCTGTGTGTTTTCCAACAGCTGGGTGACCTGCCTTGGCCCAACAGCCCTGGAGCCTCAGCCAGATTTCAGCCTTTTAGGACACAACTGACACCCGGGATCCACGGT GCTCCAACCAGTCAACACTGCCAAGGTGTCCAGAGGAAACGGCTGGCATCTGTAGCTACTACCCACTATGTCTTGGCCAGCGGGGGAAACAGAGGCAACTTCACTAAATCTCGTAGGGTCATCCTCTCCATAATGACCAGTGAtggtctgtcttcctctctg CTGCTGACTCTCCAGTGCTGTGGGGTGTTGTTCAAGTTGTTCCCAATG tccccagctctgcctcttctgCCACATGTCACCATGGCAGCACCTTTTGACCCGGTGTCTGATCCAGGGACAGAAATGAGCCTCCTGGAACTCAACCAGGAGCTTCAATCCAAGCTGGAAGCAAGCCAGCAGGACTTCCGAGACCTCAGAGAGAAATTCCTTGTATCCGAAGCTACTGCCTACTCCCTGGCCAACCAGCTGCAGAAATACA AGTGTGAAGAGTTGAAAGACATCATCGAATCCGTGCTGGGGGAGACGCTGCAGTGTAAGCAGGGGAAGTTGGCAGAGACCTTGACCGAGAAGCTCAG GCAATATCATATCCTGATTAAAGCTCAGGCTGAAGAGCTGACCCAGTTGTGGCAGAAGTTACGGGAAGGGAGAGAAGTTTCTGAGCCACTCGATCAGCACCTCAGGGACCTCCTCACCCACGATGACCCCGAGCGTTCCCAAGGCCAGGGCTTCCAGGAGCAAGTGGCCGAGGGACGCAGGCTGGCAGAACGCCTTGCCCGCCAGCTCAGCCCCG aggaggaggaggaggaggaggaggacgaggatgAACAAGCAGAAGAATCCCTCACCACCAG CATGGAGCTTCCGGAAGCTGAAAAGAAGGAAGTCCTCCAGGACACGCTGAATGAATGTGTTTTGACTCCTTCCATTGGCCAAGAAGGGCGTGACTGCTACCAGCCTTACAGGGATGGCACGTTCCCATCGGATAAACAGGAATTCGGCTCTGCTCTGGATGTAGCCTGTGAATGCTCCCATTCCAAAGGGGATGAAACTCCACCCGGTTCCCCAG ACAACCAAATGGGTCACGAGGGGCTGAAAGGGCGAGAGTCAGATGCCCCCAG GCTCAGTAGACTGCTGCTAGAGGTGGTGGAGGAGGAAATCACATGGGGCTCTCTGGATGAACGCTACTGGACATATTCGGTTCTTCCTGACCTGTCTGACTCCTACTGGCCTTACAGGAGCACCGCCATCTTCTTCCCTGAGGAACTGGAAGTCTCTTCTGCTCTGGAAATGGCCA AAAATCAGACCCATCAAGAGGAGGAACAAGACCAAGACCTGACATGCGCCAG gctcGGCAGGGAGCTGCCGGAGAGTGCAGAGCAGGATGTCCAACAGGACTCACTGGATGAACGCTATTTGACTTACTCAGCTCTTCCTGACCCATCTGATTCCCCCTGGACCCACAGGAGGGCCAACATCAACTCATATGAGGATCTGGATGTCTGTCCTGCTCTGGAAATAGCTA ACAATCATAATGATCTTTGCGATGAAGAAGACCAGGACCCGACATGCCCCAG CAACACCAGGCTCTGCAGGGAGCTGCCAGTGGCCCCAGAGGATGAAGTCCCACAGGACTCAGTGGGGGAATGTAATTTGACTCCTTCCTTTGGCCATGACCTGTCAGACACCTATAGGCCTTATAGGAGTGCCTCATTCACCTTTGATAAACAGGAAGTCTTCTTGGGCGTGGATGTAGATG CCCCGATGCAGGTGCCCGGTCCCCAAGGGCCATCGAGTGGAAACTTGACTTTCCCAAGGACGGAGGTGCAAGCTTTACAAGCACCGCCACAGTCAAATACCCAGGTGGCCAATTCTGTGCCAGGGCAGCCGGACCAGCAGTTGGCTTGTGGTGACCGCAGAGCCaggctccgcccctcccccgccatcaGGAGACTGGCAGCCACGATGGTTTCTGGGAGCCAACGGCCGCTCTTCCAAG agCAGGGTTTGGAAGCTTCCATGGGTGTGAAGAACCCTCCCAAGCTGGAGGGTGACGCTGCTGAGGGCTCGGTGGCCAACCAGTGTGCAGGTCAAGTCTTTGGCCACGTTAATGCCCTGGGTGTGATGAAACAGAAGATGATCAAGAGAAAAGTGCAGTTCGGCGAGGGCAGATTCGCGTGCAGATTCCGTGGCCTTCAAGCATAG